A genomic window from Glycine max cultivar Williams 82 chromosome 17, Glycine_max_v4.0, whole genome shotgun sequence includes:
- the LOC100527261 gene encoding CUE domain-containing protein yields the protein MKPQSSSLNPYAASYVPLSKRGADGRIPLTEKDSKTCDGTMWFQMTHQGATNDPQLINTSLEWLSKPEAFPAKSQPASSSYTGYTSSSQNVAELTDNQLVDEELDMDLEYLRMNFPGISYQSLVDVYNVNSGDLDAAIDMLSQLELEGDETSGSLPETLDIGDVSESGLPADSVSLKQKNVAEETSTSSGQLASANVL from the exons ATGAAGCCGCAATCATCCTCTTTGAATCCATATGCAGCCTCATATGTTCCTCTCTCTAAAAGGGGGGCAGATGGTAGAATACCTTTGACAGAAAAAGATTCCAAGACTTGTGATGGGACAATGTGGTTTCAGATGACTCATCAGGGTGCTACAAATGACCCGCAACTTATCAACACTAGCTTGGAATGGCTCTCGAAACCCGAAGCTTTTCCGGCAAAAAGCCAGCCTGCTTCTAGTTCCTACACAGGCTACACTTCATCATCACAGAATGTGGCAGAGTTGACGGATAATCAGTTGGTAGATGAAGAACTTGATATGGATTTGGAGTATCTTAGGATGAATTTTCCTGGTATATCTTATCAGTCCCTTGTAGATGTCTATAATGTTAACAGTGGTGACTTGGATGCAGCTATTGACATGCTCAGCCAACTTGAG TTAGAGGGAGATGAAACTTCTGGAAGTCTTCCAGAGACACTGGATATTGGTGATGTTTCAGAATCTGGATTGCCAGCTGATTCTGTTTCACTAAAACAGAAGAATGTAGCAGAGGAAACCAGCACTTCATCTGGTCAGTTGGCATCAGCCAATGTCTTGTGA